The Micromonospora sp. Llam0 genome contains a region encoding:
- a CDS encoding DUF3263 domain-containing protein, with product MRTRRVGDYPGEVPAADEPRTGPGAGSVPRTTAGVPRQRSEPLDGWESDDAGTEPVGADPVSGTAAAGPAATGLTEREQRILDFERQWWKHAGAKEQSIRDTFGLSATRYYQLLNQLLDNPAALAVEPVLVARLRRLRAARSRARRG from the coding sequence ATGCGTACCCGCCGGGTGGGCGATTACCCTGGTGAGGTGCCGGCTGCTGACGAACCCCGGACCGGACCGGGCGCCGGGTCGGTCCCCCGGACCACGGCCGGCGTTCCCCGGCAACGCAGCGAGCCGCTCGACGGCTGGGAGTCCGACGACGCCGGCACCGAGCCGGTCGGTGCCGACCCCGTCAGCGGTACGGCTGCCGCCGGTCCGGCCGCGACCGGGCTGACCGAGCGTGAGCAGCGGATCCTCGACTTCGAACGGCAGTGGTGGAAGCACGCCGGCGCCAAGGAACAGTCGATCCGGGACACCTTCGGTCTCTCCGCCACCCGCTACTACCAGCTGCTCAACCAGTTGCTGGACAACCCGGCCGCGCTGGCCGTCGAACCGGTGCTGGTGGCCCGGCTCCGCCGGTTGCGGGCCGCCAGGTCGCGGGCCCGGCGCGGCTGA
- a CDS encoding ABC transporter permease: MNLYRAELRRLGKRRFVRYLVAAALLVLVAIAVGTFLGNQKIGPAAFAEAERTAEAEYRAGVEWAEQWRAECERSQSSGAADANRFPPNCADIMVPTRDMYPAEQHLPATFTFHSQFPATLYIFATLTTLVFFAAGASFIGAEWTSGGMMNLLLWRPRRLRVLFTKLAALLTGALAVTVPAVLLWTAAHWATAVWRGSTAEMTAGAWRSVALTELRVVVLVVAAATVGFGLAAIGRHTALALGGVLAVLVLGQSGLSFLADVTDATFVEAWLLPVYWIAWMDSSIELTDWQACAGQPGCVPPTMELTWIHTGVLMAAVVLLVSAVAAWTVRRRDVS; this comes from the coding sequence ATGAACCTGTACCGGGCCGAGCTGCGCCGCCTCGGTAAACGGCGCTTCGTCCGCTACCTGGTGGCCGCCGCGCTGCTGGTGCTGGTCGCGATCGCCGTCGGGACGTTCCTCGGCAACCAGAAGATCGGCCCGGCGGCGTTCGCCGAAGCCGAGCGCACCGCCGAGGCCGAGTACCGGGCCGGGGTCGAATGGGCCGAGCAGTGGCGGGCCGAATGCGAGCGCAGCCAGAGCAGCGGCGCTGCCGACGCGAACCGGTTCCCACCGAACTGCGCCGACATCATGGTGCCGACCCGGGACATGTACCCGGCCGAGCAGCACCTGCCGGCGACGTTCACCTTCCACAGCCAGTTTCCGGCCACTCTCTACATTTTCGCCACCCTGACGACCCTGGTCTTCTTCGCGGCCGGGGCGTCGTTCATCGGTGCCGAGTGGACCTCCGGCGGGATGATGAACCTGCTGCTGTGGCGGCCACGGCGGCTGCGTGTCCTGTTCACCAAGCTGGCCGCGCTGCTGACCGGCGCACTGGCCGTGACCGTGCCTGCCGTGCTGCTGTGGACGGCGGCGCACTGGGCCACCGCCGTGTGGCGCGGCTCGACCGCCGAGATGACCGCCGGCGCCTGGCGGTCCGTCGCGTTGACCGAGCTGCGGGTGGTGGTGCTGGTCGTCGCGGCCGCCACGGTCGGCTTCGGGCTGGCCGCGATCGGCCGGCACACCGCGTTGGCGCTCGGCGGCGTCCTCGCCGTACTGGTGCTGGGTCAGTCCGGGTTGAGCTTCCTCGCCGACGTGACCGACGCGACCTTCGTCGAGGCGTGGCTGCTGCCGGTGTACTGGATCGCCTGGATGGACTCGTCGATCGAGCTGACCGACTGGCAGGCCTGTGCCGGGCAGCCCGGCTGCGTACCGCCGACCATGGAACTGACCTGGATACACACCGGCGTGCTGATGGCGGCGGTGGTACTGCTGGTGTCGGCCGTCGCGGCGTGGACGGTGCGGCGGCGCGACGTCAGCTGA
- a CDS encoding alpha/beta fold hydrolase: MPTPLSTRLRRLLPGSNQRRLTGGLLALALVAGVVTWAVWPESVPYAVTEQRLTVRSGPDGDQPVDLDTTFYLPETASATDPVPAVLLAHGFGGSKQSVAADAEELATLGYAVLAYSARGFGASGGQIHLNSPDHEVRDAARLLDWLAQRPEVRTDAAGDPQVGVVGGSYGGALALLLAAADDRVDAIVPMITWNDLAGAFLPEATGGDPVDGVFKKGWAGLFFGSAGAPAGGPGMPADPGGQGAPTGVGGPGMPADLGGLDPQCGRFAADVCAAYLRIATTGRGDPAAVALLQRSSPARVLDRITAPTLLIQGTADTLFPLAQADANARGIAANGTPVRVAWYTGGHDGGSGPQTDQDRVKFLTAQWLDHYVAGDGDAPGGSFTWSRIAGFDAMDRGLVATGYRITDYPGTAGAATTTVTVDGPPQPIVNPPDGNPAAISSLPLAGGLAGALGGVAGGVVSDLPGQHSHFDSAPLADPVDVVGAPTVTVRAASATGEAVLFVKLYDVDPDGAMSLPGGLVAPVRLTGLPADIAQAQPVEVTLPAIVHRFEAGNRLRIVVATSDQAYATPVEPTVYTIAVGDSTGGAGTDAADTDGAPVALPQVAGEPIATSAALWRWVLAGLVAAIVVGLVVVLAVVRLRQRRTDHTVNAAHAQTPLVVRDLRKEYADGFVAVERVDFTVERGQVVGLLGPNGAGKTTTLRVLMGLTQPTRGEILVFGHRLVPGAPVLSRIGSLVEGPGFLPHLSGIDNLRAYWRATGRPAADAHFDEALAIAGLGDSVHRRIRNYSHGMRQRLAIAQAMLGLPELLVLDEPTDGLDPPQIAEMRRVLRRYATGGRAVLVSSHLLAEVEQTCTHAVVVNKGRIVAAGPVDDIVGDSPSVQFDVSDVTAAEAVLNRLAGVRTVAADNGGLIVDVDGTPRSEVVAELVRAGVAVDRVVPRRRLEDAFLALVGENSRGSGDR, encoded by the coding sequence ATGCCGACTCCCTTGTCCACGCGGCTGCGGCGGCTCCTGCCCGGGTCGAACCAGCGGCGGCTGACCGGCGGGCTGCTCGCGCTCGCCCTGGTCGCCGGCGTGGTCACCTGGGCGGTCTGGCCCGAGTCGGTGCCGTACGCGGTGACCGAGCAGCGGCTCACGGTCCGCTCCGGCCCGGACGGTGACCAGCCGGTCGACCTGGACACCACGTTCTACCTGCCGGAGACGGCCTCGGCGACGGATCCGGTGCCGGCGGTGCTGCTCGCCCACGGGTTCGGCGGCTCCAAACAGTCGGTGGCGGCCGACGCCGAGGAGCTGGCCACCCTCGGGTACGCGGTGCTGGCGTACTCGGCGCGCGGGTTCGGCGCCAGCGGCGGACAGATCCACCTGAACAGCCCCGACCACGAGGTGCGCGACGCCGCCCGGCTGCTCGACTGGCTGGCCCAGCGTCCCGAGGTGCGTACCGACGCCGCCGGGGACCCGCAGGTCGGGGTGGTGGGCGGCTCGTACGGCGGCGCGTTGGCGCTGCTGCTGGCCGCCGCCGACGACCGGGTCGACGCGATCGTGCCGATGATCACCTGGAACGACCTGGCCGGTGCGTTCCTGCCGGAGGCGACCGGCGGCGACCCGGTCGACGGGGTGTTCAAGAAGGGCTGGGCCGGGCTTTTCTTCGGCAGCGCCGGAGCTCCCGCCGGCGGGCCGGGAATGCCGGCCGACCCGGGTGGCCAGGGGGCGCCGACCGGTGTCGGCGGGCCGGGAATGCCGGCCGATCTCGGTGGGCTCGACCCGCAGTGCGGGCGGTTCGCCGCCGACGTGTGCGCCGCGTACCTGCGGATCGCCACCACCGGCCGGGGGGACCCGGCGGCGGTGGCGCTGCTGCAGCGGTCCAGCCCGGCCCGGGTCCTGGATCGGATCACCGCGCCGACGCTGCTGATCCAGGGCACGGCGGACACGCTGTTCCCGCTCGCCCAGGCCGACGCCAACGCCCGGGGCATCGCCGCGAACGGCACCCCGGTGCGGGTCGCCTGGTACACCGGCGGCCACGACGGCGGCAGCGGTCCGCAGACCGACCAGGACCGGGTGAAGTTCCTCACCGCGCAGTGGCTGGACCACTACGTCGCCGGGGACGGCGACGCCCCGGGCGGCAGCTTCACCTGGTCGCGGATCGCCGGCTTCGACGCGATGGACCGGGGACTGGTCGCCACCGGCTACCGGATCACCGACTACCCCGGCACCGCCGGTGCGGCAACGACGACGGTCACCGTCGACGGTCCGCCGCAGCCGATCGTCAACCCGCCGGACGGTAACCCGGCGGCGATTTCCTCGCTGCCGTTGGCCGGCGGGCTGGCCGGCGCGCTCGGCGGCGTGGCCGGTGGTGTGGTCAGCGACCTGCCCGGCCAGCACAGCCACTTCGACTCGGCGCCGCTGGCCGACCCCGTCGACGTGGTCGGCGCGCCGACGGTGACCGTGCGGGCCGCGTCGGCGACCGGCGAGGCGGTGCTGTTCGTCAAGCTGTACGACGTCGACCCGGACGGCGCGATGAGCCTGCCCGGTGGGCTGGTCGCCCCGGTCCGGCTCACCGGCCTGCCGGCGGACATCGCGCAGGCGCAACCGGTCGAGGTGACCCTGCCGGCGATCGTGCACCGGTTCGAGGCCGGCAACCGGCTGCGGATCGTGGTCGCCACCTCGGACCAGGCGTACGCCACCCCGGTCGAGCCGACCGTCTACACGATCGCGGTCGGCGACAGCACCGGCGGGGCGGGCACCGACGCTGCCGACACCGACGGCGCGCCGGTCGCCCTGCCACAGGTGGCCGGTGAACCGATCGCCACCTCGGCGGCGCTGTGGCGCTGGGTGCTCGCCGGCCTGGTCGCCGCGATCGTCGTCGGACTGGTCGTGGTCCTCGCCGTGGTGCGGCTACGGCAGCGGCGCACCGACCACACCGTGAACGCCGCGCACGCGCAGACCCCACTGGTGGTGCGGGACCTGCGCAAGGAGTACGCGGACGGGTTCGTCGCGGTCGAGCGGGTCGACTTCACCGTGGAACGCGGCCAGGTCGTCGGCCTGCTCGGGCCGAACGGGGCCGGCAAGACCACCACCCTGCGGGTGCTGATGGGGCTGACCCAGCCGACCCGTGGCGAGATCCTGGTCTTCGGCCACCGGCTGGTGCCCGGCGCGCCGGTGCTGTCCCGGATCGGGTCACTCGTCGAAGGGCCCGGCTTCCTGCCGCACCTGTCCGGCATCGACAACCTGCGGGCGTACTGGCGGGCCACCGGACGCCCGGCGGCCGACGCGCATTTCGACGAGGCCCTGGCGATCGCCGGGCTGGGGGATTCGGTCCACCGCAGGATCCGCAACTACAGCCACGGGATGCGCCAACGGCTGGCCATCGCCCAGGCCATGCTCGGGCTGCCGGAGCTGCTGGTGCTCGACGAACCGACCGACGGGCTGGACCCACCGCAGATCGCCGAGATGCGCCGGGTGCTCAGGCGGTACGCCACCGGCGGGCGGGCGGTGCTGGTCTCCAGCCATCTGCTGGCCGAGGTGGAGCAGACCTGCACCCACGCGGTGGTGGTCAACAAGGGCCGGATCGTGGCCGCCGGACCGGTCGACGACATCGTCGGGGATTCGCCGAGCGTGCAGTTCGACGTCTCCGACGTGACCGCCGCCGAAGCGGTGCTGAACCGGCTGGCCGGGGTGCGTACCGTCGCCGCCGA
- a CDS encoding ROK family protein codes for MTLAGGVDPTPPGPSDEVVIALDVGGTGIKSALVGLTDRAVRHTERRPTAAARGPAAVVDTICDLAGQLADTARADGLTPVAVGVAVPGVVDESAGVAVWSANVGFRDVPLRDLVAARVGLPTALGHDVRAGGVAEARIGAGQGSRHVLFVAIGTGIAAAAVVDGTGYPGAHGAAGELGHVVVRPDGPACGCRQTGCLEAVASASAITRRYADQAGRRTGGAAEVARLAAAGDPTAGRIWTDAVDALADGLLIGQAMFDPELVVLGGGLAEAGDQLLAPLDAAIRRRATFHRLPRLVRAALGDEAGCLGAALLASDLLASDLVERAAEPVERAAR; via the coding sequence GTGACCCTGGCCGGCGGAGTCGACCCGACGCCGCCGGGGCCGTCCGACGAGGTCGTCATCGCGTTGGACGTCGGCGGCACCGGCATCAAGAGCGCCCTGGTCGGGCTGACCGACCGGGCGGTACGGCACACCGAGCGGCGCCCGACCGCAGCGGCCCGGGGGCCGGCCGCCGTCGTCGACACCATCTGCGACCTCGCCGGGCAACTCGCCGACACCGCCCGCGCCGACGGGCTCACCCCGGTCGCGGTCGGCGTCGCCGTACCCGGGGTCGTCGACGAGTCGGCCGGCGTCGCGGTCTGGTCGGCCAACGTCGGCTTCCGCGACGTACCGCTGCGCGACCTGGTGGCCGCCCGGGTCGGGCTGCCGACGGCGCTCGGCCACGACGTACGGGCCGGCGGGGTCGCCGAGGCCCGGATCGGCGCCGGGCAGGGCAGCCGGCACGTGCTGTTCGTGGCGATCGGCACCGGCATCGCCGCCGCCGCCGTCGTCGACGGCACCGGCTACCCCGGCGCGCACGGCGCGGCCGGCGAACTCGGCCACGTGGTGGTCCGCCCAGACGGGCCGGCCTGCGGCTGCCGGCAGACCGGCTGCCTGGAGGCGGTGGCGTCGGCGTCGGCGATCACCCGCCGGTACGCCGACCAGGCCGGCCGCCGCACCGGCGGCGCCGCCGAAGTGGCCCGGCTGGCCGCCGCCGGCGACCCGACCGCCGGCCGGATCTGGACCGACGCGGTCGACGCGCTCGCCGACGGCCTGCTGATCGGGCAGGCGATGTTCGACCCCGAGCTGGTGGTGCTGGGCGGCGGGCTGGCCGAGGCCGGCGACCAGCTGCTCGCCCCGCTGGACGCCGCGATCCGCCGCCGGGCCACCTTCCACCGGCTGCCCCGGCTGGTCCGGGCCGCGCTCGGCGACGAGGCAGGCTGCCTCGGTGCCGCGCTGCTCGCGTCGGACCTGCTCGCGTCGGACCTGGTCGAGCGGGCCGCCGAGCCGGTCGAGAGGGCCGCCCGATGA
- a CDS encoding ABC transporter ATP-binding protein encodes MTAVLEISGLRKTYRSRRRGVRHAVDGFDMRVEAGQVHGFLGPNGSGKTTTLRTLLGLVAPNGGRMSILGQPVPQQLPAVIGRVGAIVESPQFFPHFTARDTLSLLAQAGGLAPHRVPAVLDLVGLADRAGERVRTYSLGMRQRLAVASALLKEPALLILDEPANGLDPAGIREMRTLMRDLVAAGTTVVLSSHILGEIQVICDSVTIISRGRRVTAGPVAEVLAAHSGGGLRVRLEAAADLPAAESALTTADGPPVTVTRHADHLLVHGVDQPARVTRILAAAGLYVSELTPVTADLESVFLQLTADAAPAADAAPTVAAGPTGAGR; translated from the coding sequence ATGACGGCCGTACTGGAGATATCCGGGCTGCGCAAGACGTACCGCAGCCGTCGGCGCGGGGTCCGACACGCCGTCGACGGTTTCGACATGCGGGTCGAGGCCGGCCAGGTGCACGGCTTCCTCGGCCCGAACGGATCCGGCAAGACCACCACGCTGCGTACCCTGCTCGGCCTGGTCGCGCCGAACGGCGGCCGGATGTCGATCCTCGGCCAACCGGTCCCGCAGCAGCTGCCGGCGGTGATCGGCCGGGTCGGCGCCATCGTGGAGAGTCCACAGTTCTTCCCGCACTTCACCGCCCGGGACACCCTGTCGCTGCTCGCCCAGGCCGGCGGCCTGGCACCGCACCGGGTGCCGGCGGTGCTGGATCTCGTCGGCCTCGCCGACCGGGCCGGCGAGCGGGTCCGCACCTACTCACTCGGCATGCGCCAGCGGCTGGCCGTCGCGTCGGCGCTGCTCAAGGAACCGGCACTGCTGATCCTCGACGAGCCGGCCAACGGCCTCGACCCGGCCGGCATCCGGGAGATGCGCACCCTGATGCGTGACCTGGTCGCCGCCGGCACCACCGTGGTGCTGTCCAGCCACATCCTCGGCGAGATCCAGGTGATCTGCGACTCGGTGACGATCATTTCGCGGGGCCGCCGGGTCACCGCCGGCCCGGTCGCCGAGGTGCTGGCCGCGCACTCCGGCGGCGGTCTGCGGGTACGCCTGGAAGCCGCCGCCGACCTGCCGGCCGCCGAGTCGGCCCTCACCACGGCCGACGGCCCGCCGGTCACCGTCACCCGGCACGCCGACCACCTGCTGGTGCACGGGGTCGACCAGCCGGCCCGGGTGACCCGAATTCTCGCCGCCGCCGGCCTGTACGTCAGCGAACTGACCCCGGTCACCGCCGATCTGGAAAGTGTCTTTCTCCAGCTGACCGCCGACGCTGCTCCGGCCGCCGATGCCGCTCCGACGGTCGCCGCCGGCCCGACGGGAGCCGGGCGATGA
- a CDS encoding DeoR/GlpR family DNA-binding transcription regulator: MDRYARWNALLELLTDSGRITVEDAATRLDVSQATIRRDFDQLAQQQMITRTRGGAVANGVSYDLPLRYKTAKHSAEKQRIGTAAAALVEPGMVVGLNGGTTTTEVARALAVRPDLNTSADGAQLTVVTNALNIANELLVRSRMKIVVAGGVVRPQSFELVGPLGGALLREVTLDVALLGVDAIDPQLGAAAHHEGEASMNALMVARAKRVVIIADGSKLGGHAFARICPIDRVETLITDSGAEPCTVAAFRELGVTVVTA, from the coding sequence ATGGATCGGTACGCACGCTGGAACGCGCTGCTGGAACTGCTCACCGACAGCGGCCGGATCACCGTGGAGGACGCCGCCACCCGCCTCGACGTCTCCCAGGCCACCATCCGCCGCGACTTCGACCAGCTCGCCCAGCAGCAGATGATCACCCGCACCCGGGGCGGGGCGGTCGCCAACGGCGTCTCCTACGACCTGCCGCTGCGCTACAAGACCGCCAAGCACTCGGCGGAGAAGCAGCGCATCGGCACCGCCGCCGCCGCACTCGTCGAACCCGGCATGGTCGTCGGACTCAACGGCGGTACCACCACCACCGAGGTGGCCCGCGCGCTCGCCGTACGCCCGGATCTGAACACCAGCGCGGACGGCGCCCAGCTGACCGTGGTCACCAACGCGCTGAACATCGCCAACGAGCTGCTGGTCCGCTCCCGGATGAAGATCGTCGTCGCCGGCGGGGTGGTCCGCCCGCAGTCGTTCGAGCTGGTCGGACCGCTCGGCGGCGCGCTGCTGCGCGAGGTGACCCTGGACGTCGCGCTGCTCGGCGTCGACGCGATCGACCCGCAGCTCGGCGCCGCCGCCCACCACGAGGGCGAAGCGTCGATGAACGCGCTGATGGTGGCCCGCGCGAAGCGGGTGGTGATCATCGCCGACGGGTCGAAGCTGGGCGGGCACGCCTTCGCCCGGATCTGCCCGATCGACCGGGTGGAGACCCTGATCACCGACTCCGGCGCCGAGCCCTGCACGGTCGCCGCCTTCCGCGAACTCGGCGTGACGGTGGTCACCGCCTGA
- a CDS encoding SIS domain-containing protein, translated as MSYVDAEIASQPECWRQAAAQAADTPAPALPSPGERVAVVGCGTSWFMAMAYAGLRESAGQGETDAFQASEFPTGRHYDRLIAISRSGTTTEITDLLAAVDDPQRTTVLVGDPGSPAAQLAGHVVALPYADERSVVQTRFATSVLALLRAHLGADVAAIAADAEVAVRARLPIDPALIDQATFLGRGWTVGLAHEAALKCREAAVFWSEAYPAMDYRHGPIAIAGPGRMVWAFGDIPDHLADDVAATGAAFVHSRTNGVYAVLDRWAAGRRPLDPMADLILAQRFAVALATSRGLDPDNPRHLTRSVVLT; from the coding sequence ATGAGCTACGTCGACGCCGAGATCGCCAGCCAGCCGGAGTGCTGGCGCCAGGCTGCCGCACAGGCCGCCGACACCCCCGCACCGGCGCTGCCCAGCCCCGGCGAGCGGGTCGCCGTGGTCGGCTGCGGCACATCCTGGTTCATGGCGATGGCGTACGCCGGGCTGCGGGAGAGCGCCGGCCAGGGTGAGACCGACGCCTTCCAGGCCTCCGAGTTCCCCACCGGCCGGCACTACGACCGGCTCATCGCGATCAGCCGCTCCGGCACCACCACCGAGATCACCGACCTGCTCGCCGCCGTCGACGACCCGCAGCGCACCACGGTGCTGGTCGGCGACCCCGGCTCCCCCGCCGCCCAGCTCGCCGGCCACGTCGTCGCCCTGCCGTACGCCGACGAACGGTCCGTGGTGCAGACCCGCTTCGCCACCAGCGTGCTGGCGCTGCTGCGGGCCCACCTCGGCGCGGACGTCGCGGCGATCGCCGCCGACGCCGAGGTCGCCGTCCGGGCCCGGCTGCCGATCGACCCGGCGCTGATCGACCAGGCCACCTTCCTCGGCCGGGGCTGGACCGTCGGCCTGGCCCACGAGGCGGCGCTGAAGTGCCGCGAGGCCGCCGTCTTCTGGTCCGAGGCGTACCCGGCGATGGACTACCGGCACGGGCCGATCGCGATCGCCGGGCCGGGCCGGATGGTGTGGGCGTTCGGCGACATCCCCGACCACCTGGCCGACGACGTGGCGGCGACCGGCGCGGCGTTCGTGCACAGCCGGACCAACGGCGTGTACGCCGTCCTCGACCGGTGGGCCGCCGGACGCCGCCCGCTCGACCCGATGGCCGACCTGATCCTCGCCCAACGGTTCGCGGTGGCCCTCGCCACCAGCCGGGGCCTCGACCCGGACAACCCGCGCCACCTGACCCGGTCGGTCGTGCTGACGTGA
- a CDS encoding AAA family ATPase yields the protein MADPELTLTASLRPAALDARRGIVRLHPEVLAALGVTAGTPVRLTGRRSTAGVAARAEAGASRALLYADDLTLGNLGVRDGGQVTVAPAPETAARRVTLDGPVEIVAVVSPEMLRLALLGKVVTAGDDVSLLPQDVFSDSAHRGLMEAARRSLANVVGYAWTSTLLTVTDAEPADPARIGDPVLVTMDTVVAWRHGPATHGSSGEEVRPAGPVSPAPAPDFVDEPAPNLDDLPGLRAQAHELAELLDLGFHHREVLDRLGTTVSLGVLLSGPAGSGKSALVRAVAADLDARVETLWAPEIAALTNDAAARRLRRAAESVRRGDAAVLLIADVDAIAPRDESGPLSTVFRQLLAETVAAGAAVVCTTSHPEALDPGLRGPDLLAVQIAVPLPDAAMRREQLAVLTRGMPLEDDVRLDDVAGRTPGFVAADLAALAREAGVRAALRQKSAETPMVAAADFEAALEVVRPTSMATSTLELARVTLDDVGDMAEVKQMLTESVLWPLTYPDTFARLGVQPPRGVLLYGPPGCGKTFLVTALAGTGKANVLSVKGAELLSKWVGESERAVRELFRRAREAAPTLVFLDEVDALAPVRGQASDGGTTDRVVAALLTELDGVEALRNVVVIGATNRPDLVDPALLRPGRLERLVYVPPPDGTARTEILKAAAKSVPLADDVDLTGLAGTLDGFSAADCAALVRESALAAMRESLEASSVTAAHVAAARDRIRPSLDPAQVAWLAAYAEQQSAR from the coding sequence GTGGCCGACCCCGAACTGACCCTGACCGCGAGCCTGCGGCCCGCCGCGTTGGACGCCCGCCGGGGCATCGTCCGACTGCACCCGGAGGTGCTGGCCGCGCTCGGCGTCACCGCCGGTACACCGGTGCGGCTGACCGGGCGGCGCAGCACCGCCGGGGTCGCCGCCCGCGCGGAGGCCGGTGCCAGCCGCGCCCTGCTGTACGCCGACGACCTGACCCTGGGCAACCTCGGTGTCCGCGACGGCGGCCAGGTCACCGTGGCCCCGGCACCGGAGACGGCCGCCCGCCGGGTGACCCTGGACGGACCGGTGGAGATCGTCGCGGTGGTCAGCCCGGAGATGCTGCGGCTGGCCCTGCTCGGCAAGGTGGTCACCGCCGGTGACGACGTGTCGCTGCTGCCGCAGGACGTCTTCTCCGACTCGGCGCACCGCGGCCTGATGGAGGCGGCCCGGCGCAGTCTCGCGAACGTCGTCGGGTACGCCTGGACCAGCACGCTGCTGACGGTCACCGACGCCGAGCCGGCCGACCCGGCCCGGATCGGGGACCCGGTGCTGGTCACGATGGACACCGTGGTGGCCTGGCGGCACGGGCCGGCCACCCACGGGTCGTCCGGGGAGGAGGTCCGCCCGGCCGGGCCGGTGTCGCCGGCACCGGCACCGGACTTCGTCGACGAGCCGGCGCCCAACCTGGACGACCTGCCCGGCCTGCGGGCCCAGGCACATGAGTTGGCCGAACTGCTCGACCTCGGCTTCCACCATCGGGAGGTGCTGGACCGGCTGGGCACCACCGTGTCACTCGGCGTGCTGCTCAGCGGGCCAGCCGGGTCCGGCAAGTCGGCGCTGGTCCGTGCGGTCGCCGCCGACCTGGACGCCCGGGTGGAGACGCTATGGGCCCCGGAGATCGCCGCGCTCACCAACGACGCCGCGGCGCGGCGGCTGCGGCGGGCCGCCGAGTCGGTGCGCCGTGGGGACGCCGCAGTGCTGCTGATCGCCGACGTGGACGCGATCGCGCCCCGCGACGAGTCGGGTCCGTTGTCGACAGTGTTCCGGCAGCTGCTGGCCGAGACGGTGGCCGCCGGGGCGGCGGTGGTCTGCACCACCAGCCACCCGGAGGCGCTGGACCCCGGGCTGCGCGGCCCGGACCTGCTCGCCGTGCAGATCGCGGTGCCGCTGCCGGACGCCGCGATGCGTCGGGAGCAGCTGGCCGTACTGACCCGGGGCATGCCGCTGGAGGACGACGTCCGGCTCGACGACGTCGCCGGGCGTACTCCCGGGTTCGTCGCCGCCGACCTGGCCGCGCTGGCCCGCGAAGCCGGGGTACGGGCGGCGCTGCGGCAGAAGTCGGCGGAGACGCCGATGGTGGCCGCCGCCGACTTCGAGGCAGCGCTGGAGGTGGTCCGACCCACCTCGATGGCGACGTCCACACTGGAGCTGGCGCGGGTGACCCTGGACGACGTCGGCGACATGGCCGAGGTCAAGCAGATGCTGACCGAGTCGGTGCTCTGGCCGTTGACCTACCCGGACACGTTCGCCCGGTTGGGCGTGCAGCCGCCGCGCGGGGTGCTGCTCTACGGTCCGCCGGGCTGCGGCAAGACGTTCCTGGTGACCGCGCTGGCCGGCACCGGCAAGGCGAACGTGCTGTCGGTCAAGGGCGCCGAGTTGCTGTCGAAGTGGGTCGGGGAGAGCGAGCGGGCGGTCCGCGAGCTGTTCCGCCGGGCCCGCGAGGCGGCGCCGACCCTGGTGTTCCTGGACGAAGTGGACGCCCTGGCCCCGGTGCGCGGGCAGGCGTCCGATGGCGGCACCACCGACCGGGTGGTGGCCGCGCTGCTCACCGAGCTGGACGGGGTCGAGGCGCTGCGCAACGTCGTGGTGATCGGTGCGACGAACCGACCGGATCTGGTCGACCCGGCGCTGCTGCGGCCGGGCCGGCTGGAGCGGCTGGTGTACGTACCGCCGCCGGACGGTACCGCGCGCACCGAGATCCTCAAGGCGGCGGCGAAGTCGGTGCCGCTCGCCGACGACGTGGACCTGACCGGGCTCGCCGGGACGTTGGACGGCTTCTCGGCGGCGGACTGCGCCGCGCTGGTCCGCGAGTCGGCGCTGGCCGCGATGCGGGAGTCGTTGGAGGCGTCGTCGGTGACCGCCGCGCACGTCGCGGCGGCCCGGGACCGGATCCGGCCGTCGCTGGACCCGGCGCAGGTGGCCTGGTTGGCCGCGTACGCCGAACAGCAGTCCGCCCGGTAG
- a CDS encoding GNAT family N-acetyltransferase, which produces MRHDVRLTPMSDDLLEPLLSAAVAEAEPGEVMPPVPGPAGWTAARRDAFRTFYRSHFGGGQFGPAGTIVYAVTVGGDVVGGIRLSRLDTPSVVETGIWLGRSARGRGIGSAALRAVLDEAVRLGAHLVIARTTPANRSAINLLRRCGAIIGVEQGQVHARFWLDEAFTTDLAG; this is translated from the coding sequence GTGCGGCACGACGTGCGGTTGACCCCGATGAGCGACGACCTGTTGGAGCCGTTGCTCTCCGCCGCCGTGGCCGAAGCCGAGCCGGGTGAAGTGATGCCGCCGGTGCCCGGCCCGGCCGGTTGGACCGCCGCCCGTCGGGACGCCTTCCGCACGTTCTACCGGTCCCACTTCGGCGGCGGACAGTTCGGGCCCGCCGGCACCATCGTCTACGCGGTCACCGTTGGCGGGGACGTGGTCGGCGGCATCCGGCTCAGCCGGCTGGACACCCCTTCCGTCGTGGAGACCGGCATCTGGCTCGGCCGGTCCGCCCGCGGGCGGGGGATCGGCTCCGCCGCGCTACGCGCGGTGCTGGACGAAGCGGTCCGGCTCGGCGCCCACCTGGTCATCGCCCGGACCACACCGGCCAACCGGTCGGCGATCAACCTGCTGCGCCGGTGCGGCGCGATCATCGGGGTCGAGCAGGGCCAGGTACACGCCCGGTTCTGGCTGGACGAGGCGTTCACCACCGACCTGGCCGGCTGA